From a region of the Leptospira kmetyi serovar Malaysia str. Bejo-Iso9 genome:
- a CDS encoding TIGR00266 family protein: MNYEIIHKPSYSFLKVKLSPGQTIKAEAGAMVYMTPGVDVETKMGSGFLSAISRRFFGGESFFFNIFKAPSAGAEIGLAPELPGDVVGVDLTDTGLIVEAGAYLASDETITMKPKFGGIRSFFGGEGVFLLEILGKGKLFLNAYGGILPIDVQGSYTIDTGHVVAFDKTLQYRIAKAGGSWKSTLFGGEGLVMEFTGHGKVLIQTRVPSGFLSWLTGLLPQ; this comes from the coding sequence ATGAATTACGAGATCATTCACAAACCTTCGTATTCTTTTCTAAAAGTAAAACTATCACCGGGACAAACGATCAAGGCCGAAGCGGGCGCGATGGTTTATATGACTCCGGGAGTGGACGTTGAAACCAAAATGGGAAGCGGATTTCTTTCCGCAATCTCCAGAAGATTTTTCGGAGGAGAATCCTTCTTCTTTAACATCTTCAAAGCGCCTTCCGCAGGCGCGGAGATCGGACTTGCACCGGAACTTCCGGGAGACGTAGTCGGCGTCGATCTAACCGATACGGGACTCATCGTGGAAGCCGGAGCGTATCTCGCATCCGACGAGACGATCACCATGAAACCGAAGTTTGGCGGAATCCGTTCCTTCTTCGGCGGAGAAGGAGTTTTCCTTTTGGAGATTCTCGGGAAAGGAAAACTTTTCCTAAACGCGTACGGTGGAATTCTTCCCATAGACGTACAAGGATCGTATACGATCGATACGGGACACGTGGTCGCGTTCGACAAAACCCTTCAATACAGAATCGCAAAGGCGGGAGGAAGTTGGAAGTCCACTCTGTTCGGCGGAGAAGGACTTGTGATGGAATTTACGGGTCACGGAAAGGTATTGATACAAACGAGAGTCCCATCCGGATTTTTATCCTGGTTGACCGGACTTCTTCCTCAATAA
- a CDS encoding alpha/beta hydrolase family protein: protein MKTNQKIKTLLVFLGVVILSTDCGSKGNTRFFKDQAYHFQTLRALNDVKSDGAEVGEVMEAIRTIREGDAQSWFEGWENAAERALVRAEKYSDRKSKARAYLRAHNYVRTAEFFLPPDDSKRIPSFQKGVQLFYAGLDLLEIPYEKISIPYGQGAYLNAIYYPGPAGADRKPLLILVGGFDSTLEELYFTLGREGFERGYNVLTYEGPGQGSVIRNQNLGFTHEWEKPTKAVLDTFLSKRKRPSKMILVGMSLGGYFAPRTAAFEERIDGVVAYDVFFDGGEISRRTVPGFVDWLREKKLDGWIDALVFLKSKFSASFSWAVSNAKWTMKTKNPRESMDAFRLFSLHDVASRIRQDVLILAGEEDHFIPLNQAEEFHSSLTNAKSVTTIRYDRASGGAEHCQMGAQALWHADFFEWIAARFP, encoded by the coding sequence ATGAAAACAAATCAAAAGATCAAAACGTTACTCGTCTTTTTAGGAGTCGTCATTTTGTCAACGGACTGCGGTTCGAAAGGAAATACGCGATTTTTTAAGGATCAGGCGTATCACTTTCAAACCTTACGCGCGCTCAACGACGTAAAATCCGACGGAGCGGAAGTCGGCGAGGTGATGGAAGCGATTCGAACGATTCGCGAAGGGGACGCTCAGAGTTGGTTCGAGGGTTGGGAAAATGCGGCCGAACGAGCGTTGGTCCGGGCCGAAAAATATTCGGATCGAAAAAGCAAGGCACGAGCGTATCTTCGCGCCCACAACTACGTTCGAACCGCCGAATTCTTTCTTCCACCCGACGACTCAAAAAGAATTCCTTCCTTTCAAAAGGGAGTTCAACTTTTTTATGCGGGATTGGATCTATTAGAAATTCCTTATGAAAAAATTTCAATTCCGTACGGACAAGGGGCGTATCTAAACGCGATTTATTATCCGGGACCAGCGGGAGCCGATCGAAAACCGCTTTTGATTTTGGTGGGAGGTTTCGATTCCACCTTGGAAGAATTGTATTTTACTTTAGGTCGAGAAGGATTTGAAAGAGGATATAACGTTCTCACATACGAAGGCCCCGGACAAGGTTCCGTGATCCGAAACCAAAACTTGGGATTCACACACGAATGGGAGAAGCCGACAAAGGCGGTCCTCGATACCTTTCTTTCCAAACGCAAACGTCCATCTAAAATGATTTTGGTGGGAATGAGCTTAGGGGGTTACTTTGCACCGAGAACGGCGGCCTTCGAAGAAAGAATCGACGGAGTGGTTGCGTATGACGTGTTTTTTGACGGAGGAGAAATTTCCCGTAGAACGGTTCCCGGTTTTGTGGATTGGCTTCGTGAAAAGAAACTCGACGGCTGGATCGACGCGCTCGTTTTTCTAAAGTCTAAATTTTCCGCTTCGTTTTCCTGGGCGGTTTCCAACGCAAAGTGGACGATGAAGACTAAAAATCCCAGAGAATCAATGGACGCGTTTCGTTTGTTTTCATTGCACGATGTAGCTTCCCGGATTCGACAAGACGTGCTTATTTTGGCGGGAGAAGAGGATCATTTTATTCCCTTGAACCAGGCGGAAGAATTTCATTCTTCCTTAACGAACGCAAAGAGCGTTACCACGATTCGATACGATCGGGCTTCCGGCGGAGCGGAACACTGTCAAATGGGTGCGCAAGCGCTCTGGCACGCGGATTTTTTCGAGTGGATCGCCGCGCGCTTTCCCTAG
- a CDS encoding SDR family oxidoreductase gives MTPRNVFITGSNRGIGLEFTKQFIAKGDRVFALCRKASNDLVKLKPTQIFEEVDVLNSNSIRDLSAKLLDTKIDILINNAGILIPDNLQSLDEENVFTQFLVNALGPLKIVKALLPSLGANAKLIFLTSRMGSIADNSSGSYYGYRASKAALNAIAVSLARDLSPKGISVGIFHPGMVATEMTGRQGIPTTESVQGLIERIESLNLNNSGKFFHQNGEELPW, from the coding sequence ATGACTCCAAGAAACGTTTTTATTACGGGCTCCAATCGGGGAATCGGTTTGGAATTCACCAAACAATTCATCGCCAAAGGCGATCGTGTTTTCGCTTTGTGTAGAAAGGCTTCAAACGATTTGGTGAAATTGAAACCGACTCAAATTTTCGAGGAAGTCGACGTTTTGAATTCCAACTCGATCCGGGACTTATCCGCAAAACTTTTGGATACGAAGATCGACATTCTCATCAACAACGCTGGAATTTTGATTCCGGACAATCTCCAAAGTTTGGACGAAGAAAACGTATTCACTCAGTTTTTAGTGAACGCTCTCGGTCCCCTGAAAATCGTAAAGGCCTTGTTGCCTTCTTTGGGAGCGAATGCGAAGCTGATCTTCTTGACGAGTAGAATGGGTTCGATCGCAGACAATTCTTCCGGTTCTTATTACGGATATAGAGCGTCCAAGGCGGCCCTAAACGCGATCGCGGTCAGCTTGGCCCGTGATCTGAGTCCCAAAGGAATCTCGGTTGGGATCTTTCATCCGGGAATGGTCGCGACGGAGATGACGGGACGCCAAGGAATTCCTACGACCGAAAGCGTTCAAGGTCTGATCGAAAGAATCGAATCCTTGAATCTAAACAACTCCGGCAAATTCTTTCATCAAAACGGGGAAGAACTGCCCTGGTAA
- the lpxC gene encoding UDP-3-O-acyl-N-acetylglucosamine deacetylase translates to MKETIYRRSIQDTIRIKGIGLHSGKEVNLIAHPAPSGTGIVFEYRKGLEKASISAELSNVVDTSNATTLGDGLHRIQTVEHLLAAVYALGLTDLILEIDAVEVPIMDGSSLPFLQALESAGIVEFPEIVEPIYVQNPLWVVDGDKYLVLLPSDELKVTYTIDFNHPLLKGQNITISLDREKIKQEILPARTFGFLKDVEALQARGLAMGGSLDNAIVLTQDGYLNQQLRFENECVRHKILDLFGDISIAGRPIIGHYLASKAGHALDISMAKLVMSSVTGDEISKYKSRRIPLFKRKAAVV, encoded by the coding sequence ATGAAAGAAACGATATATAGAAGATCCATACAGGATACAATTAGAATCAAGGGCATAGGACTTCATTCCGGTAAGGAAGTGAATCTGATCGCTCATCCGGCCCCTTCCGGAACGGGAATCGTCTTTGAATACCGAAAGGGTTTAGAAAAAGCCTCCATCTCGGCCGAACTCAGCAACGTAGTCGATACAAGCAACGCGACTACTTTGGGAGACGGTCTACATAGAATCCAAACCGTAGAACACCTTTTGGCGGCAGTTTACGCACTCGGTTTGACGGATCTCATTTTGGAAATCGACGCGGTGGAAGTTCCGATTATGGACGGTTCCTCCCTTCCCTTTCTACAAGCCTTGGAATCAGCCGGAATCGTGGAATTCCCTGAAATCGTGGAACCGATTTACGTTCAAAACCCGCTTTGGGTCGTGGACGGAGACAAATATCTGGTTCTACTTCCCAGCGACGAACTCAAAGTTACCTACACAATCGACTTCAACCACCCGCTTCTCAAAGGACAAAACATCACGATTTCCCTCGATCGGGAAAAGATCAAACAGGAGATTCTCCCCGCGAGAACCTTCGGTTTTCTAAAGGACGTGGAAGCCCTGCAAGCGAGAGGACTCGCGATGGGCGGTTCTTTGGACAATGCGATCGTATTGACCCAGGACGGATATTTGAATCAACAGCTTCGTTTTGAGAACGAATGCGTTCGCCACAAGATTTTGGACTTATTTGGTGATATATCCATAGCCGGTCGTCCGATCATCGGTCATTATCTCGCTTCTAAGGCGGGACACGCTCTGGATATTTCCATGGCCAAACTCGTAATGAGTAGCGTGACCGGAGACGAGATCAGCAAATACAAAAGCCGGAGAATTCCACTTTTCAAAAGAAAAGCGGCCGTCGTCTAA
- a CDS encoding LIC_10421 family protein, whose protein sequence is MKKFLGFILALFVSVQGISALSDIEKILIKEATNPELKKIAKDYLIKKAKDHRSLSEKYKSLAARSQGGKANASNEEHAKYKKLADHCDAEAKEYEEEASKL, encoded by the coding sequence ATGAAAAAGTTTTTAGGTTTTATTTTGGCCTTGTTCGTTTCCGTTCAAGGAATTTCCGCACTTTCCGATATCGAGAAGATCTTGATCAAAGAAGCCACCAATCCGGAGTTAAAAAAGATCGCCAAAGATTATCTCATTAAAAAGGCAAAGGATCATAGAAGTTTATCCGAAAAATACAAAAGCCTTGCGGCTCGAAGCCAGGGAGGCAAAGCCAACGCTTCCAACGAGGAACACGCAAAGTATAAGAAGTTGGCGGATCATTGCGACGCGGAAGCAAAGGAATACGAAGAGGAAGCTAGTAAACTATAA
- a CDS encoding radical SAM protein — protein sequence MEATDSIRQSSTIPLLEEMERKYKSIPMEAIVKQDILRQGIHFLKEAFEVSGEYKTKDYFIFSFDHIPLSELGEGADVKAPEEIKVSGGHFGLLPTVISTRNNPNSPYKVKKSPDGKPSLYLGETFLGNVEFPPLPAWYRHKTKNGKIPGEIAPVIEWGYLIYLTVFRNCQYFGKEEECAYCDINHNYRQQKNAGRPYTGVKDIEDILEVLSWIDEEDKTAKVYTITGGSVITSLKKKNEIDFYLDYAQAIESKFPGRWMGKIVSQAWEIEDCQKFKDAGIQVYHPNYEVWDKNLFQKICPGKEAYIGRDNWIRRVVDSAEVFGPSYVIPNFVGGVELSKPYGFATVAEAIASTGEGLDFFMSKGIMPRFTAWCPEPYTTLGTQAGPPLEYFCELLTVWKATFEKYNLPVPPGYGEPGPGKAVFSVSAFMDVIGYQGRN from the coding sequence ATGGAAGCTACCGATTCAATCCGCCAAAGTTCTACCATTCCCCTCCTGGAAGAAATGGAGAGGAAATACAAATCCATTCCGATGGAAGCCATCGTTAAACAGGACATTCTCAGACAGGGAATTCATTTTCTCAAGGAAGCCTTCGAGGTTTCCGGAGAATACAAAACCAAGGATTACTTTATATTCTCCTTTGATCATATTCCTCTTTCCGAGTTGGGAGAAGGCGCGGACGTAAAAGCTCCCGAAGAGATCAAGGTTTCCGGAGGTCATTTCGGTTTGCTTCCGACCGTGATCTCGACGCGCAACAATCCGAATTCTCCGTATAAGGTGAAAAAATCTCCCGATGGAAAACCTTCGCTCTATCTCGGAGAAACTTTTTTGGGAAACGTGGAGTTTCCTCCTCTTCCCGCTTGGTATCGTCATAAAACGAAGAACGGAAAGATTCCCGGAGAAATCGCACCGGTTATCGAATGGGGTTATCTCATCTATCTTACTGTTTTTAGAAACTGTCAGTATTTCGGTAAAGAAGAAGAATGCGCGTACTGCGATATCAATCATAACTATCGTCAACAAAAGAACGCGGGTCGTCCTTACACGGGCGTAAAAGACATCGAAGATATTTTGGAAGTTCTTTCCTGGATCGATGAAGAAGACAAAACCGCAAAGGTTTATACGATCACCGGCGGAAGCGTTATCACTTCCTTAAAGAAAAAAAACGAAATCGATTTTTATCTGGATTACGCGCAAGCGATCGAATCCAAATTCCCCGGAAGATGGATGGGCAAGATCGTTTCTCAAGCCTGGGAGATCGAAGATTGTCAAAAATTCAAAGACGCGGGAATCCAAGTCTATCATCCGAACTACGAGGTCTGGGATAAGAATTTATTTCAAAAGATCTGCCCCGGTAAAGAAGCGTATATCGGAAGAGACAATTGGATTCGAAGAGTCGTCGACTCCGCGGAAGTGTTCGGACCTTCTTACGTGATTCCGAACTTCGTCGGCGGCGTGGAACTTTCCAAACCGTACGGATTTGCAACCGTCGCGGAAGCGATCGCTTCCACGGGAGAAGGTTTGGATTTCTTTATGTCGAAGGGAATCATGCCGAGGTTTACCGCTTGGTGCCCGGAACCGTATACGACTCTCGGAACTCAGGCCGGTCCTCCTTTGGAATATTTCTGCGAACTTTTGACCGTGTGGAAGGCTACATTCGAAAAGTATAATTTACCGGTTCCTCCGGGTTACGGCGAACCCGGTCCGGGCAAGGCGGTATTTTCCGTTTCCGCTTTTATGGATGTGATCGGTTATCAGGGAAGAAATTAA
- the ptsP gene encoding phosphoenolpyruvate--protein phosphotransferase — MIPSKRTVFPGITAYPGKLYGKVLKTGKKRNTILTGTYVHETEKERELEKFHIALEESLHSLRILITSVEASGPDQKEVQEILETQAMICSDPSLASSVRKRITEFGENAILAVQNVTHEISEKFRALENEFFRERVDHFQDVSNRLIEFIAGKKEEDSFLSGLKEDLILVARELTPSQMILMDKTRIRGIATDLGGKTGHMAILARNYGIPTIVGLKDFSSYVRDNEFIFLDAESGSAVRFPTLEEVKYYGFSSSYPVEEGETKKTRAVSKDGIRVRIKCNLETELDCEQAIKFGAEGVGLFRSESLFLKYQDSNVSGEEQFRAYKAIAEGMEDKPVTIRTFDIGADKFSTGEPEENPFLGNRGIRYSLSNPEWFSEQLTAILRASAYGNVSILLPMITGPAEIVRTRALLEECKRKLSANKEKYNKKIKIGVMIETPAAVSSLDLIAREADFFSVGTNDLLQYIMAVDRNNIHVSSLYNPYHIAFLRALIRIVEVSRDYDKPLSICGELASDTNFTIFLIGIGIRELSVSIPFLNPIRKIIRSISLHQAGTLVKKILELSEEESYENIEAFLFSKHLS; from the coding sequence ATGATCCCCTCCAAACGTACAGTTTTTCCAGGAATCACGGCCTATCCGGGAAAACTATACGGTAAAGTCCTAAAAACCGGAAAAAAGAGGAACACGATCCTCACCGGAACCTACGTACACGAAACCGAAAAGGAACGGGAACTCGAAAAGTTCCACATCGCCCTTGAGGAAAGTCTTCATAGTTTGAGAATTTTGATCACGTCCGTGGAAGCCTCGGGCCCCGATCAAAAAGAAGTCCAAGAAATTTTAGAAACCCAGGCCATGATCTGTTCCGATCCTAGCCTCGCATCCTCGGTTCGAAAACGAATCACCGAATTTGGGGAAAACGCGATTCTCGCTGTTCAAAACGTAACCCACGAAATTTCGGAAAAGTTCAGAGCGCTCGAGAATGAATTCTTCCGTGAAAGAGTGGATCATTTCCAAGACGTTTCCAACCGATTGATCGAGTTTATCGCCGGTAAAAAGGAAGAGGATTCTTTTCTTTCCGGTCTGAAAGAGGATCTGATCCTCGTGGCAAGGGAACTCACTCCTTCCCAGATGATTCTTATGGATAAAACGAGAATCCGAGGAATTGCAACCGATCTCGGCGGAAAAACCGGTCACATGGCGATTCTTGCGAGAAACTACGGGATTCCTACGATCGTCGGCTTGAAGGATTTTTCCTCCTATGTCCGAGACAACGAGTTTATCTTTTTGGACGCGGAGTCCGGAAGCGCGGTTCGTTTTCCAACGCTCGAAGAAGTGAAATACTACGGCTTCTCCTCTTCGTATCCCGTGGAAGAAGGGGAAACGAAAAAAACAAGGGCCGTGAGCAAGGACGGGATTCGGGTAAGAATCAAGTGCAACTTGGAAACCGAACTCGACTGCGAACAAGCGATTAAGTTCGGAGCGGAAGGAGTCGGACTTTTTAGAAGCGAATCCTTATTCTTAAAATATCAAGATAGCAACGTTTCCGGAGAAGAACAATTCAGAGCCTACAAAGCGATCGCCGAAGGAATGGAGGATAAACCCGTAACGATCCGAACCTTCGATATCGGCGCGGATAAATTCTCCACCGGAGAACCGGAAGAAAATCCGTTTTTGGGAAACCGAGGAATCCGTTATTCCCTTTCCAACCCGGAATGGTTTTCAGAGCAGCTAACGGCGATTTTGCGAGCCTCCGCGTACGGAAACGTGAGTATTCTTTTACCGATGATCACCGGCCCCGCGGAAATCGTAAGGACGCGCGCGCTTTTGGAAGAATGCAAACGCAAACTGAGCGCCAATAAGGAAAAATACAACAAAAAGATCAAGATCGGCGTGATGATCGAAACTCCGGCCGCGGTTTCCTCCCTGGATCTGATCGCAAGAGAAGCCGACTTTTTTTCCGTGGGAACCAACGACCTTTTACAATACATCATGGCCGTGGACCGAAACAATATCCACGTTTCTTCGCTTTACAATCCGTATCATATCGCGTTCTTACGAGCGCTCATACGAATCGTGGAAGTTTCCAGGGATTACGATAAACCTCTGAGCATCTGCGGAGAACTCGCTTCGGATACGAATTTTACAATTTTCTTAATCGGAATCGGCATTCGGGAACTTTCGGTTTCAATTCCTTTTTTGAATCCGATTCGAAAGATCATCCGTTCGATTTCCTTACATCAGGCGGGAACCTTGGTCAAAAAGATTCTCGAACTTTCCGAAGAGGAAAGTTACGAAAACATCGAAGCGTTCTTATTCAGCAAACACTTAAGTTAA
- a CDS encoding PQQ-dependent sugar dehydrogenase, whose product MIFPSVRSVFIQGFLLVFLLHSPLFAKPKKPSPQKNPVRKGAEAVPAYAPVAEGFREPTDIQFFPGNDQRMIVLEKRGKLFEVDLTTKIKTLRADFTGQVETRSEEGLLGLAFSPDFLSDSKFFVNVIVKEGGKDHSKILEFEWKNDTVQKIEHAKRTLLKQEQPYSNHNGGQLAFGPDKKLYIGLGDGGGANDPYKNGQNPTTYLGKLLRILPNPQSFGAPYKIPEDNPFVGRPGFLPEIWAYGLRNPWRFSFDKLTGELYLADVGQNEFEEIDLIRKGGNYGWNIKEGFHCFKNNPSCEETTWIDPIHEYPRNEGQSITGGYVYRGKDLPKLVGSYIYGDFVLGKIWILKQKNGKKISNELLFQIPYQISTFGQDSAGEVYFADFGSGNIFRIIKKN is encoded by the coding sequence ATGATTTTTCCTTCTGTACGCTCGGTTTTTATCCAAGGGTTCTTGCTTGTTTTTTTACTCCATTCTCCCTTGTTTGCTAAACCGAAAAAACCTTCCCCACAAAAGAATCCGGTTCGAAAAGGAGCGGAAGCGGTTCCCGCTTATGCGCCGGTCGCGGAAGGATTTCGCGAACCCACGGACATTCAATTCTTTCCCGGAAACGATCAACGAATGATCGTCTTGGAAAAACGGGGGAAACTTTTCGAAGTCGATTTAACGACCAAGATCAAAACGTTGCGCGCCGATTTTACCGGACAAGTGGAAACAAGATCGGAGGAAGGTCTTTTGGGTCTTGCGTTTTCACCGGACTTTTTGTCGGATTCCAAATTTTTCGTAAACGTGATCGTAAAGGAAGGTGGAAAGGATCATTCGAAGATTCTCGAATTCGAATGGAAGAACGACACGGTTCAAAAAATCGAACACGCAAAAAGAACTCTTCTCAAACAGGAACAACCGTATTCCAATCACAACGGCGGTCAGCTCGCGTTCGGTCCCGATAAAAAACTCTATATCGGTTTGGGAGACGGGGGCGGGGCCAATGATCCTTATAAAAACGGACAAAACCCCACAACGTATCTCGGTAAGCTCCTTCGAATTCTTCCCAACCCACAATCCTTCGGAGCTCCTTATAAGATTCCCGAAGACAATCCTTTCGTGGGTCGTCCCGGTTTTTTACCCGAGATCTGGGCGTATGGTCTGAGAAACCCTTGGAGATTCTCCTTTGATAAACTTACCGGCGAACTCTACTTAGCCGATGTCGGTCAAAACGAGTTCGAAGAAATCGACCTGATTCGAAAGGGGGGAAATTACGGCTGGAACATCAAGGAAGGATTTCACTGTTTTAAAAACAATCCTTCCTGCGAAGAGACGACTTGGATCGATCCGATTCACGAATATCCCCGAAACGAGGGACAATCGATTACGGGCGGTTACGTCTATCGGGGAAAGGATCTGCCCAAACTGGTAGGTTCTTATATCTACGGGGATTTTGTGCTCGGTAAAATCTGGATCTTAAAACAAAAGAACGGTAAAAAAATCTCCAACGAGCTTCTGTTTCAAATACCGTATCAAATCAGCACTTTTGGCCAGGATAGCGCCGGAGAGGTCTATTTTGCCGATTTTGGATCAGGAAATATCTTTCGTATTATAAAAAAAAATTGA
- a CDS encoding TetR/AcrR family transcriptional regulator, with protein MKPVKSKTRKPIQDRSIETKEKIVQSAYKLVKRNGYSETGIRDIVETAEVSIGTFYSYFRDKNDIALEILRKYSEEFYGNLALETVAAIGKNVGLAEVVYQILNRMLVAAQKNPNLHREWIVLSLTDDKIAKAVKTIERERIQTEAAGIFNHFAGKIKFRSEPIALTIAQRAMDDIISYMVLQGFDLKNEIVLRETAKMIASYLSEN; from the coding sequence ATGAAACCCGTAAAATCGAAAACACGAAAACCGATCCAAGACCGATCGATTGAAACCAAGGAAAAGATCGTTCAAAGCGCCTATAAACTCGTAAAACGAAACGGGTATTCCGAAACGGGAATCAGAGACATTGTGGAAACGGCGGAGGTTTCGATCGGAACGTTTTATTCTTACTTCCGAGATAAGAACGATATCGCTCTGGAAATTCTGAGAAAATACAGCGAAGAATTTTACGGCAATCTCGCTTTGGAAACCGTCGCCGCAATCGGAAAGAACGTCGGTTTAGCCGAAGTCGTTTATCAAATTTTGAATCGAATGCTCGTAGCCGCGCAAAAGAATCCTAATTTACATCGGGAATGGATCGTTCTTTCTCTTACCGACGATAAAATCGCGAAGGCAGTAAAAACGATCGAACGGGAAAGAATTCAAACGGAGGCGGCCGGCATTTTCAATCACTTCGCGGGAAAAATAAAATTTCGATCGGAACCGATCGCGTTGACGATCGCACAAAGAGCGATGGACGATATCATCAGTTATATGGTCTTACAGGGTTTCGATCTCAAAAACGAAATCGTTCTTCGGGAAACGGCAAAGATGATCGCTTCTTATTTGAGTGAAAACTAA
- a CDS encoding TIGR00266 family protein translates to MKHEILLKPDFPIVQVQLENGESIRAESGAMVAMSPTVKMATKAEGGIWASAKRALLSGESFFQNTFKAEGGTGTLFLTSATQGDIEYRKMNGEELILSRGAYVAGSESLVIDSKWGGFKGFFSGEGLFFLKVSGSGDLFFSSFGAIHTIDVNGQYVVDTGHIVGFEGTLNYTIQKVGGLKSLFLSGEGLVAVFSGSGKLYIQSRNQNAFAGWANQWRRVERSSSSS, encoded by the coding sequence GTGAAACATGAAATATTATTAAAACCTGATTTTCCTATCGTTCAAGTTCAATTGGAAAACGGAGAATCGATCCGGGCCGAATCCGGCGCGATGGTCGCGATGAGTCCAACCGTGAAGATGGCTACAAAGGCCGAAGGAGGAATCTGGGCTTCCGCCAAACGCGCGTTACTCAGCGGAGAATCCTTTTTTCAAAACACGTTCAAAGCGGAAGGCGGAACGGGAACTTTATTTCTGACGAGCGCGACCCAAGGCGATATTGAATATCGTAAGATGAACGGAGAAGAATTGATCCTAAGCCGAGGCGCTTACGTAGCCGGTTCGGAATCCCTCGTCATCGACAGCAAGTGGGGAGGATTCAAAGGATTCTTTTCCGGAGAAGGGTTGTTCTTTTTGAAGGTAAGCGGAAGCGGAGATCTTTTCTTTTCGAGCTTCGGTGCGATTCACACGATCGACGTCAACGGTCAATACGTAGTCGACACGGGTCATATCGTCGGTTTCGAAGGAACGTTGAATTATACGATCCAAAAAGTGGGCGGTCTAAAATCTCTCTTTTTAAGCGGGGAAGGTTTGGTCGCTGTTTTTTCGGGCAGCGGCAAGTTGTATATTCAATCCAGAAACCAAAACGCATTTGCGGGTTGGGCCAATCAATGGAGAAGGGTGGAGCGTTCCTCTTCTTCGAGTTGA
- a CDS encoding TIGR00266 family protein, with protein MNIEILSKPSYSFAKVLLNGGESIKAESGSMMSMSSGITIQTHKAQQGGFLKSLKAAFLGGESFWMNTFTASSGNGEVLLAPTLPGDVDRIDLSGTVYVQSSSFLASSPNIEMDTKFQGLKGFISGESLFFLKLSGNGPLLISSYGGIDVLNVDGEMIVDTGHIVAFDEGLNYEMTKFGGWKSFFLGGEGFVARFKGRGRVWIQSRNVPSLGSWFRDQLPPIKR; from the coding sequence ATGAATATTGAAATTCTTAGCAAACCATCCTACAGTTTTGCGAAGGTTCTTCTAAACGGAGGAGAATCGATCAAAGCCGAATCCGGTTCCATGATGTCCATGAGTTCCGGGATCACGATTCAAACTCACAAGGCGCAACAGGGCGGATTTTTAAAAAGTTTAAAGGCCGCGTTTCTCGGAGGAGAATCCTTTTGGATGAACACGTTCACAGCGTCCTCGGGAAACGGAGAGGTTTTACTCGCTCCTACCTTACCGGGCGACGTGGATCGGATCGATTTGTCGGGAACGGTTTACGTTCAATCCAGTTCCTTTTTGGCTTCGTCGCCTAACATCGAAATGGATACGAAGTTCCAAGGACTCAAAGGATTTATCAGCGGAGAATCGCTGTTCTTTTTAAAACTTTCCGGCAACGGTCCCCTTTTGATTTCGAGTTACGGTGGGATCGACGTCCTGAACGTAGACGGAGAAATGATCGTGGACACGGGTCATATCGTGGCTTTCGACGAGGGTTTGAATTACGAGATGACCAAGTTCGGAGGTTGGAAGTCTTTCTTTCTCGGCGGAGAAGGATTCGTCGCGCGGTTTAAAGGAAGAGGAAGGGTTTGGATTCAATCCAGAAACGTTCCTTCTTTGGGGAGTTGGTTCCGCGATCAGCTTCCTCCGATCAAAAGATAA